Sequence from the Candidatus Berkelbacteria bacterium genome:
ATCCTTTTAAGCTCTTTAGCGCGTTCGAGTTCATCGGTGACTGTAACCACGTCAATCGCTCGTCTTTGTTCAAACAATCGCAGAATCGCCTCAAAAATCACCTGGTTTTCAGGGCGGTAAAAATCCTCTGGTTTAAGGGTATCCGCAACTTTAATGATCGCATTCTGATCAAGTAGAAGCGCGCCCAGCACCGATTGTTCCGCCTCGAGCGCCTGGGGCGGTAAACGCATGCCCTCTTTGAGTTGAATGGGAAGCGTCAATGTTCTAGCCATTAGACGTGTTCCCCGAGTTTTTCCTGACCAAAAACTTCTAGGACATCTGCCTCTAAATCGAGGGCGGTGCGAGTCTGCGCAGTGGCTAGATTTTTGCCCCCAACCTGGCAGTGCACTTGGATCAAGCGTCCAACGACTGCCTGAAAAACTTCACCTAAAATGGCGGCGTTTTTACGATCGCGCACGCGATCGGCGTAAAAGCCAAAGGGCACCTCGATTTGGCAGGTTGTTTCTTCAAGCGAGACAAGTTTTGCACTTCGCAGGAGCGCGGCCAAAGGAGCGTTTTTCGCATGAATCAAGGTGATGATTTTCTGCCAAAGCGCCGAAAGGTCGCTTGGCTTTTGGTCTTCCGCGTTTGACTGGAGCGACTCGCGCTGGATTGCAGTTTCGACTCCTGGTTTCTTCTTGAGACTATTCTGCGTCGGCGCCTCAACCTGAGTTTGTTTTTGGCTTTCCGCGCCGCGCACGCTTTTAATATCAATTAAGGCGAGTTCGAGCGGTAGCATCGGTGTCGGCGCCCAGCGTTGCTGTTGTTTGGCTTCAAACAAACGTCGAATTAAGGCAACTAGCTCGGCTAAATTTTTTTTCGCATCAACTCGCTCAAAGAGTTTTTGCAAACCTTCAGAACCTTTTACTTGCACTCTGTTAGCTAACCATATTCCATGGCGAAGAATCATTATTAAATCATCAGCGAGCACGGCTGGATCATAACCGTGTTGGGCAAATTTCTCCAAAATTGAATGCGCGAGTTTGAGCTGACCAGTGAGTACGACTCCTAAGAGCTCGATCAACTCCGCCTCGGGCGCGATCCCTAATAAAAATCGAACTTGCTCTGTGGTAATTTCATCCGCGCCAAGCGCGGCCAACTGATCTAGAAGCGAGAGAGCGTCACGAAGGCCGCCATCAGCATGGAGAGCGACTAAATCCAAGGCCTCGTCGGTGATAATAATTTTTTCCCTGCCGGCAATCGTGCGCAAATGGTCAACAATCTCATGGTTGAGCGCGCGTTTAAATTCGAAATGCTGGGTGCGTGAGATAATTGTTTCCGGCACTTTATAGAGCTCGGTCGTAGCCAGGATAAAAATCGCGTGCGACGGAGGCTCCTCCAAGGTTTTCAAGAGCGCGTTGAAGGCTTCCTTGGTCAACATGTGGACTTCATCGATGATGTAGACTCTATAATTTTGATTGCTGGGCTTGAAATTGACCGACTCTTTGAGCGAGCGAATCTCGTCAATGCCGCGATTGGAAGCGGCATCAATCTCAATGACATTCAAGTTATTGCCCGCCCGAATCGCTTGGCACACTTGACATTGCCCGCAAGGTTCATAAGTTTTCTTGGGTGGTTTGTTTTTAGTTTTTTGATCGGCACAGTTAAGCGCCATTGCTAAAATGCGAGCAACTGAAGTTTTGCCGACTCCTCGTGGACCAGAGAAGAGATAGGCATGCGCCACTTCGCCTTTTTGAACAGCATTCGCGAGCGTGCGCTTGACATGCTCTTGGCCGACAAGTTCGGCAAATTTTTGTGGCCGATAAGTGCGATAGAAGTTCATATAAAAAGAGGGACTCCCCTCCTCTAAATTCTTACTCTCTTGAGTTACTCTTTGGTTTGAATAATATCGTCTTCGAGTTTCAAGAGATCAATATCATCCGGCAGTTCAACGAGACCGGCGCGCGCAATTTCGGTCGCTTCATTAAAACGCCCTTGGTCAATCATGAGACGCGCGAGTCCAATGTAAGCATCTTTGGTCTCGGCGTCGATCTGGATAACTTTGCGATACATTGCCTCGGCATCAGCCAATTGATCGTTTTCTACATAGGCATTGGCTAAACCGACTGATGTCTCAACCCGAATTTCATCGAGTTGGGCAATTCTTTCTTTATAGAGCTTGATCGCCTGTTCATGATTCCCTTCGGCTAGGAGCGTGCTTGGTGAGACAGTTGCTGTCGTCGACTGCTCTTCTAAAGTCGACACGCTAAAGACGGCGTAGTACATCACAACAACAGCTGTCGCGACAATCACGACGATTTTTAGAAGTGTGCGCTGATCGAGATGATGCATTCCCCTCCAAGTTTCAGGCTTGCAAGTATTGTATCACATGCTCAATGCAAGTCTCACGCTCGTTCAAGAATACCAAAGCCGCCCAAGACTGCCTCGCAAAGGTAATCCTCCAGCTGGCTCTGGTCGCCCTCGGTCTGCGCCTTGTAGAGATATGTGTAGTAGAGTTGTTTCTCTTCTTGGCGAATGATCGCCGGTGGAAGGTTGCTCCGTAAGAGCATCGCGTTCATGAGGAGACGTCCAACACGGCCGTTGCCGTCGGAAAACGGGTGAATCTGCTCAAATTGGCTGTGCACCCTTGTCGCCAGGGCAATCATATCGGTTGTGCGTCGCACTGTCTGCTTCATGAGCTCTGCGATCCGCGTTGGCACGCTAACGTGATTGGCAGTTGGCAAACTGATGCCCAAGATACGCACCGCATGATTGCGATACGTTCCCGCATCGGCTTGGACTCCATTCATGAGGATACAATGCAACTTAAGAACGAATTCCTCGGTCACTTTACCGCCCCCA
This genomic interval carries:
- the dnaX gene encoding DNA polymerase III subunit gamma/tau; the encoded protein is MNFYRTYRPQKFAELVGQEHVKRTLANAVQKGEVAHAYLFSGPRGVGKTSVARILAMALNCADQKTKNKPPKKTYEPCGQCQVCQAIRAGNNLNVIEIDAASNRGIDEIRSLKESVNFKPSNQNYRVYIIDEVHMLTKEAFNALLKTLEEPPSHAIFILATTELYKVPETIISRTQHFEFKRALNHEIVDHLRTIAGREKIIITDEALDLVALHADGGLRDALSLLDQLAALGADEITTEQVRFLLGIAPEAELIELLGVVLTGQLKLAHSILEKFAQHGYDPAVLADDLIMILRHGIWLANRVQVKGSEGLQKLFERVDAKKNLAELVALIRRLFEAKQQQRWAPTPMLPLELALIDIKSVRGAESQKQTQVEAPTQNSLKKKPGVETAIQRESLQSNAEDQKPSDLSALWQKIITLIHAKNAPLAALLRSAKLVSLEETTCQIEVPFGFYADRVRDRKNAAILGEVFQAVVGRLIQVHCQVGGKNLATAQTRTALDLEADVLEVFGQEKLGEHV
- a CDS encoding tetratricopeptide repeat protein; amino-acid sequence: MHHLDQRTLLKIVVIVATAVVVMYYAVFSVSTLEEQSTTATVSPSTLLAEGNHEQAIKLYKERIAQLDEIRVETSVGLANAYVENDQLADAEAMYRKVIQIDAETKDAYIGLARLMIDQGRFNEATEIARAGLVELPDDIDLLKLEDDIIQTKE